A genomic stretch from Solenopsis invicta isolate M01_SB chromosome 15, UNIL_Sinv_3.0, whole genome shotgun sequence includes:
- the LOC105192810 gene encoding dnaJ homolog dnj-5 encodes MAEQQQTPSGFKHMSLDKIIEAMTPDLEGSNGHYAQFSVPTQQTSSRNWGDYVSGQARHHVTSQPVVAPSSNPGIQPMGTQMGTSLYMQDMSSYDTATADSIYFPSQTTVNHLGINENNDLIGTIDVGGGNYINVIYGNASQIMAEQCRLTNMTPYSNQSIVNQEYGLFDDPHITVPSELPSPNFNGKQLIDNLVENWVPNQSGTYSPFGGSPNITPVPQAVRDARESEDLPPRNIPSDSQYKKPRMVAEVKPMRPSYSDVLTKSAPTPPSPLTVQPMKQKIEVIGKKISNKNIKTKNKPALLKRQNSSGSDDHNSPKMQIPRKIFEKNSSNLPRRWVSLDNLGSQSDSRQINAFDRSDQFCSERKKSDKKISKKAEKSETLNNTKIQNSNPKTAGNIPKRPIQINNNLNTINTSSQTISSEKVEKNQQVINKVTKDDKKMVKEKNPKRFQGTEKAQQQIKKGQRNRKRENRESSIKDLYKNFNKYATRWSKILLKIFYWLLHLISDVVSMSANLVIQLGKCAWYHTILYFKCWWMYVAVTFCKIRILNAIGKQLDNWLGSSKFAFWRKINAKKNEEKEDSGSWIHGGLETNIALPSTGEEAMKRLLACKGKDPYSILGVTPTCSDDDIKKYYKRQAFLVHPDKNNQPGAEEAFKILVHAFDIIGEPERRQAFDQTRQVEAAWGELSDLLSQLHRKMEQAANTIRCTNCGLRHKRKPTQRPCYAARFCNQCKIHHSAKEGDIWAESRLMGFLWHYYACMEGAVYDVTEWAACQAGNLKHLRANTHSVQYRIVLGQRLPSQMSGSGKKRQQIDPNTSEADFEDFLNNLYNHSKSAGVNTSADQNSFRSDSRRRKAKRKK; translated from the exons ATGGCGGAACAACAGCAAACCCCTTCTGGTTTCAAGCACATGTCGTTGGATAAGATTATCGAAGCTATGACTCCAGACTTGGAAGGTTCGAACGGTCATTACGCTCAATTCAGTGTTCCCACGCAACAAACCAGCTCGCGCAATTGGGGAGATTACGTATCTGGACAAGCCCGTCATCATGTTACAAGTCAACCTGTCGTCGCACCGTCGTCGAATCCTGGAATACAACCCATGGGCACACAGATGGGCACGTCTCTGTACATGCAAGATATGTCGAGTTACGATACTGCGACTGCCGATTCGATATACTTTCCATCGCAGACAACGGTAAATCACCTAGGCATTAATGAGAATAACGATTTAATTGGTACCATTGATGTCGGAGGTGGCAACTATATTAACGTCATTTATGGAAACGCCTCTCAGATTATGGCCGAGCAGTGTCGCCTTACAAACATGACACCTTACTCTAATCAAAGTATCGTTAATCAGGAATATGGGCTTTTCGACGATCCACATATAACTGTACCATCCGAGTTGCCGAGTCCAAACTTTAATGGCAAACAGCTAATCGATAATCTAGTTGAAAATTGGGTGCCGAACCAATCCGGTACTTATAGTCCGTTTGGCGGATCTCCCAATATCACACCTGTGCCGCAAGCCGTACGGGACGCGAGAGAGAGCGAGGATTTACCACCTAGAAATATACCATCGGACTCTCAATACAAGAAACCAAGGATGGTGGCCGAAGTGAAACCTATGCGACCTTCTTACTCGGACGTTTTAACGAAATCTGCGCCAACTCCGCCATCACCGTTAACGGTTCAGCCGATGAAGCAAAAAATTGAGGTAATAGGCAAGAAAATCtctaataagaatataaaaactaaaaataagcCTGCGCTGCTGAAAAGACAGAACTCGTCCGGTAGCGACGATCATAATTCTCCGAAAATGCaaattccaagaaaaattttcgaaaagaaTTCTTCCAATCTTCCAAGACGTTGGGTGTCGCTCGACAATCTTGGCTCGCAGTCCGATTCTCGTCAGATAAACGCTTTCGATAGATCGGATCAGTTTTGttccgaaagaaaaaaatctgataaaaaaatatctaagaaAGCGGAAAAAAGCGAGACCCTTAACAATACCAAGATACAAAATAGTAATCCCAAAACTGCGGGAAATATTCCGAAACGTCCGATACAAATCAATAACAATTTGAATACAATCAATACGTCCAGTCAGACGATCTCGTCTGAAAAAGTGGAAAAGAATCAACAAGTCATCAATAAAGTCACTAAAGATGATAAAAAGATGGTCAAGGAAAAGAATCCTAAACGTTTTCAAGGCACGGAGAAGGCCCAGCAACAAATTAAAAAGGGacaaagaaacagaaaaagagaaaacagagAATCTTctattaaagatttatataaaaatttcaataaatacgcGACACGTTGGAGCAAAATtctgttgaaaatattttattggctACTACATTTAATTTCTGATGTAGTTAGCATGAGCGCCAATCTGGTTATTCAGCT tgGTAAATGCGCTTGGTATCACACCATACTTTATTTCAAGTGTTGGTGGATGTACGTGGCTGtgacattttgtaaaattcgtATTTTAAACGCTATTGGAAAACAATTGGACAATTGGCTCGGCAGTAGTAAATTTGCGTTCTGGCGAAAGATAAACGCTAAGAAGAACGAGGAGAAAGAAGACAGTGGCAGTTGGATTCACGGTGGATTGGAAACCAATATCGCGTTACCTAGCACCGGCGAAGAAGCCATGAAAAGATTACTAGCGTGCAAGGGAAAGGATCCGTACAGCATACTCGGTGTTACTCCAACATGCTCGGATgacgatattaaaaaatattacaagagaCAGGCCTTCTTAGTGCATCCggataaaaataatcagccAGGAGCGGAAGAAGCGTTTAAAATATTGGTACATGCCTTCGATATCATCGGGGAACCG GAACGTAGACAAGCGTTCGATCAGACTAGACAAGTCGAAGCTGCTTGGGGTGAATTGAGTGACTTGCTGTCTCAACTTCATCGAAAAATGGAGCAGGCAGCGAATACGATAAGATGTACAAATTGCGGCTTGAGACACAAACGCAAACCCACGCAACGTCCTTGTTATGCCGCGCGATTTTGCAATCAATGCAAGATACATCACAGTGCGAAAGAA GGCGATATCTGGGCAGAGTCTCGTTTAATGGGTTTCCTGTGGCACTATTATGCGTGCATGGAAGGTGCGGTGTACGATGTGACTGAGTGGGCGGCTTGCCAAGCTGGGAATCTCAAACATCTTAGAGCGAATACGCATAGTGTCCAATATAGAATCGTCTTGGGACAAAGATTACCGTCTCAAATGTCCGGTAGCGGTAAAAAGCGGCAACAGATAGATCCGAATACGAG